In one Corallococcus sp. EGB genomic region, the following are encoded:
- a CDS encoding glutamate--cysteine ligase — MGLAIQQEEFTPEEHARFVARLGESLEALRQVLQRPGFGVGPATMGAELEVALVDGAGSPLPVNQQVLAKAKDDRLTLELNRFNMEMNLRPSPLAGRPFTGLQAQLDELLTKLRRAAATEGARVALVGILPTLRQADLGKNALTPQPRYRALSAAIRKRRAGPFQVAIAGDDTLNLAWEDVTLEGANTSLQLHLRVAPGDFARVYNAAQLATAPVLAASGNSPVFLGKRLWEETRVALFQQATDDRGESDEAAQLHPRVTFGHGWVREGLHELFAEAVALYPTLLPVMGQESPLEVVAAGGLPKLEELRLHQGTVWSWNRAIYDPSGEGHVRIEFRALPSGPTTVDMVANGAFLLGLTLGLAERVDALLPALPFWQARRNFKQAAHHGLGATLLWPAETAPSPRVMPAVELVKQLLPVARRGLVAAGVEAAEAEGLLDIIAQRAALQRTGARWQRAVLARLEAHMPRQDALAAMLERYLELSEEGLPVHTWPVER, encoded by the coding sequence ATGGGACTGGCCATCCAGCAGGAGGAGTTCACGCCGGAGGAGCACGCGCGGTTCGTGGCGCGGCTCGGGGAGAGCCTGGAGGCGCTGAGGCAGGTGCTCCAGCGTCCCGGCTTTGGCGTGGGGCCCGCGACGATGGGCGCGGAGCTGGAGGTGGCGCTGGTGGACGGCGCGGGCTCGCCGCTGCCGGTGAACCAGCAGGTGCTGGCGAAGGCGAAGGACGACCGGCTCACGCTGGAGCTCAACCGCTTCAACATGGAGATGAACCTGCGCCCCTCGCCGCTGGCGGGGCGGCCGTTCACCGGGCTCCAGGCCCAGCTGGACGAGCTGCTGACAAAGCTGCGGCGCGCGGCGGCGACGGAGGGCGCGCGCGTGGCGCTGGTGGGCATCCTGCCCACGCTGCGGCAGGCGGACCTGGGGAAGAACGCGCTCACGCCGCAGCCGCGCTACCGGGCGCTGTCCGCGGCCATCCGCAAGCGGCGCGCCGGGCCCTTCCAGGTGGCCATCGCGGGTGACGACACGCTCAACCTCGCGTGGGAGGACGTGACGCTGGAGGGGGCGAACACGTCGCTCCAGCTCCACCTGCGCGTGGCGCCCGGGGACTTCGCGCGCGTGTACAACGCCGCGCAGCTGGCCACCGCGCCGGTGCTGGCCGCGAGCGGCAACTCGCCGGTGTTCCTGGGCAAGCGGCTGTGGGAGGAGACGCGCGTGGCGCTCTTCCAGCAGGCCACCGACGACCGCGGCGAGAGCGACGAGGCCGCGCAGCTGCACCCGCGTGTGACGTTCGGACACGGCTGGGTGCGCGAGGGCCTGCACGAGCTGTTCGCGGAGGCCGTGGCGCTCTATCCCACGCTGCTGCCGGTGATGGGGCAGGAGTCCCCGCTGGAGGTGGTGGCCGCGGGCGGCCTGCCGAAGCTGGAGGAGCTGCGGCTGCACCAGGGGACGGTCTGGTCGTGGAACCGGGCCATCTATGACCCGAGCGGGGAGGGCCACGTGCGCATCGAGTTCCGCGCGCTGCCCTCCGGCCCCACGACGGTGGACATGGTGGCCAACGGCGCGTTCCTGCTGGGGCTGACGCTGGGGCTCGCGGAGCGGGTGGACGCGCTGCTCCCGGCGCTGCCCTTCTGGCAGGCGCGGCGCAACTTCAAGCAGGCGGCGCATCACGGCCTGGGCGCGACGCTGCTGTGGCCGGCGGAGACCGCGCCCAGCCCCCGCGTGATGCCGGCGGTGGAGCTGGTGAAGCAGCTGCTGCCGGTGGCGCGGCGCGGGCTGGTGGCGGCCGGGGTGGAGGCCGCGGAGGCGGAAGGGCTGCTGGACATCATCGCGCAGCGCGCGGCGCTCCAGCGCACGGGGGCTCGCTGGCAGCGGGCGGTGCTGGCGCGGCTGGAGGCCCACATGCCCCGTCAGGACGCGCTGGCGGCCATGCTGGAGCGCTACCTGGAGCTGTCGGAGGAGGGGCTGCCGGTGCACACCTGGCCGGTGGAGCGCTGA
- the gluQRS gene encoding tRNA glutamyl-Q(34) synthetase GluQRS: MRGRFAPSPTGRMHLGNVRSALLGWLQARAAGGAFLLRIEDLDRARCRPQFLQDLYEDLRWLGLDWDEPPLIQSERDGVYREAQAKLEREGLIYPCFCTRAEIARAASAPHGLSDEGPRYPGTCAHLTAAQISERARTRAPAYRFRAREGEVRFVDELMGPYAQDVQALVGDFVVRRNDGVASYQLAVVVDDAASGITHVLRGDDLLPSTPRQLQLYAALGLPAPAFLHVPLVMGEDGKRLAKRDGAFALGELRARGRPPEHVLGLLAAWSGLGDGGPVTLPALVARYRADVLPRAPVVAREAQLLDALGLR, from the coding sequence ATGCGAGGACGCTTCGCCCCCAGCCCCACCGGCCGCATGCACCTGGGCAACGTGAGAAGCGCGCTCCTGGGCTGGCTCCAGGCACGGGCCGCGGGCGGCGCGTTCCTCCTGCGCATCGAGGACCTGGACCGCGCCAGATGCCGCCCCCAGTTCCTCCAGGACCTCTACGAGGACCTGCGCTGGCTGGGCCTGGACTGGGACGAGCCGCCGCTCATCCAGAGCGAGCGCGACGGCGTCTACCGCGAGGCCCAGGCGAAGCTGGAGCGCGAGGGGCTCATCTATCCGTGCTTCTGCACGCGCGCGGAGATTGCCCGCGCGGCGAGCGCGCCCCATGGCCTGTCCGACGAGGGCCCGCGCTACCCGGGCACCTGCGCGCACCTCACCGCCGCGCAGATTTCCGAGCGCGCCCGCACGCGCGCCCCCGCGTACCGCTTCCGCGCTCGCGAGGGCGAGGTGCGCTTCGTGGACGAGCTCATGGGCCCCTACGCCCAGGACGTGCAGGCGCTGGTGGGGGACTTCGTGGTGCGCCGCAACGACGGCGTGGCCAGCTACCAGCTGGCGGTGGTCGTGGACGACGCGGCCAGCGGCATCACCCACGTGCTGCGCGGGGACGACCTGTTGCCCTCCACGCCCCGGCAGCTCCAGCTCTACGCCGCGCTGGGCCTGCCCGCGCCCGCGTTCCTCCACGTGCCGCTGGTCATGGGCGAGGACGGCAAGCGGCTGGCGAAGCGCGACGGGGCGTTCGCGCTCGGGGAGCTGCGGGCGCGCGGCCGGCCTCCCGAGCACGTCCTGGGCCTGCTCGCCGCATGGAGCGGCCTGGGTGACGGCGGCCCGGTGACCCTGCCCGCGCTCGTCGCGCGCTACCGCGCGGACGTGCTTCCGCGTGCGCCGGTGGTGGCGCGCGAGGCACAGCTCCTCGACGCGCTCGGCCTGCGCTGA
- a CDS encoding metallophosphoesterase: MRFLHCSDVHITGDYFALPLHKLGWRRWVALVELTAGGRAKAYRDAQATLSTIAREAGTHGVDHFILSGDLTAYALEGEFRAARAALSPLSPTPARCTVIPGNHDVFTPGAAREGRFAKHFGDLLESDLPEYRREGAFPFVRLVGGGAAVVGLCSARPLPTPGLSYGTVGPAQLEGLAALLKDARLDGRAILVVVHHAPRSAANHADGWHHGLHDADALLKLLPGPRFAVLHGHIHQRYHHPATADRPHLFGAGSSTQAGKEGYWLIEVQDGLVVGGTQHVPAL; this comes from the coding sequence ATGCGCTTCCTGCACTGCTCCGACGTCCACATCACCGGGGACTACTTCGCCCTGCCGCTGCACAAGCTGGGCTGGCGCCGCTGGGTGGCGCTCGTCGAGCTGACGGCGGGAGGCCGGGCGAAGGCCTACCGCGACGCGCAGGCCACGCTCTCCACCATCGCCCGCGAGGCGGGCACGCACGGCGTGGACCACTTCATCCTCTCCGGCGACCTCACCGCCTACGCGCTGGAGGGCGAGTTCCGCGCCGCCCGCGCCGCGCTCTCACCCCTGTCCCCGACGCCCGCGCGCTGCACCGTCATCCCCGGCAACCACGACGTCTTCACGCCCGGGGCCGCGCGTGAGGGCCGCTTCGCGAAGCACTTCGGGGACCTGCTCGAAAGCGACCTGCCGGAGTACCGCCGCGAGGGCGCGTTCCCCTTCGTGCGCCTGGTGGGCGGAGGCGCCGCGGTGGTGGGGCTGTGCTCCGCGCGTCCGCTGCCCACGCCCGGCCTGTCCTACGGGACCGTGGGCCCCGCGCAGCTCGAAGGCCTGGCGGCCCTGCTGAAGGACGCCCGGCTGGACGGCCGCGCCATCCTGGTGGTGGTGCATCACGCGCCGCGCAGCGCCGCGAACCACGCGGATGGCTGGCATCACGGCCTGCATGACGCGGACGCGCTCCTGAAGCTCCTGCCCGGCCCGCGCTTCGCGGTGCTCCATGGCCACATCCACCAGCGCTACCACCACCCGGCCACCGCGGACCGGCCCCACCTGTTCGGCGCGGGCTCCTCCACGCAGGCAGGCAAGGAGGGTTACTGGCTCATCGAGGTCCAGGACGGCCTCGTGGTGGGGGGCACCCAGCACGTGCCCGCGTTGTGA
- a CDS encoding LytTR family DNA-binding domain-containing protein — protein sequence MREPLRVLIADDELLARRRLARLLAALPDVSVCGEAVDGDSVLAAVRAGGVDVVLLDIHMPGLSGLDAMALLPEGGPHVIFCTAHAEHAVNAFEHGAVDYVLKPVEAARLQKALERARARLPTRVKPAPVTAPVASAEKPALTRLPIPTRQGLVLVSPDAISHASLEDELVTVFTAQGDFLTDFTLNELADKLPAEHFHRVHRRALLNLAHVTRLEPLETGGYLARTARGHAVEVSRQSARELRRMLGLRKGAEDEG from the coding sequence GTGAGAGAGCCCCTGCGCGTCCTCATCGCCGACGATGAACTGCTGGCCAGGAGGCGCCTGGCGCGCCTGCTGGCCGCGCTGCCGGACGTGAGCGTCTGTGGCGAGGCGGTGGACGGCGACTCGGTGCTCGCGGCGGTGCGCGCGGGCGGCGTGGACGTGGTGCTGCTGGACATCCACATGCCGGGCCTGAGCGGGTTGGACGCGATGGCGCTGCTGCCGGAGGGAGGGCCGCATGTCATCTTCTGCACCGCCCATGCGGAGCACGCGGTGAACGCGTTCGAGCACGGCGCGGTGGACTACGTGCTCAAGCCCGTGGAGGCGGCGCGGCTGCAGAAGGCGCTGGAGCGCGCGCGGGCGCGGCTGCCCACGCGGGTGAAGCCCGCTCCGGTGACGGCGCCGGTGGCCTCGGCGGAGAAGCCGGCGCTGACGCGGCTGCCCATCCCGACGCGGCAGGGGCTGGTGCTGGTGTCGCCAGACGCCATCTCCCACGCGTCGCTGGAGGACGAGCTGGTGACGGTGTTCACCGCGCAGGGCGACTTCCTCACCGACTTCACGCTCAACGAGCTGGCGGACAAGCTGCCCGCCGAGCACTTCCACCGGGTGCACCGCCGCGCGCTGCTCAACCTGGCGCACGTCACGCGGCTGGAGCCACTGGAGACCGGTGGCTACCTGGCGCGCACGGCGCGAGGTCACGCGGTGGAGGTGAGCCGCCAGTCCGCGCGCGAGCTGCGCCGCATGCTGGGCCTGCGCAAGGGCGCGGAGGACGAGGGCTGA
- the hemG gene encoding protoporphyrinogen oxidase, which translates to MTVAVIGGGITGLALAYRLRASGTDAVVLESTSRVGGNVQTHARGGYVMEAGPNSFLDREPTMRELAEALGVSARIRPADAAAKNRYVFTRGALRALPTSPPAFLKSDILPLASRLRVVAELLSGRNPTGADESLAQLGRRHLGREATQVLLDAMQTGTYAGDVEQLSVEATFPQLVKFEREHRSLILGAIRAQRAARQAKTPGAAEAGPRLTGQMSTFDGGLGVLVDALAKALGDSVRTDAKVEGLERSADGGWRVRFQERGQPAELSASHVVLAVPAPVAASLVRPLDSELAAKADAIPYAPIAVVHLGFAPGTVPKPDGFGFLVPAVEGKAVLGTIHVSTTFPFRVEGGRVLLTCLMGGARKPEVVARDEDALVALAREELKSMAGLTATPELTEVIRWPRGIPQYTVGHLERLAAMEERLKRWPGLHLAGNAYRGVGVNDCIREAARLADMLGGPAGQATRST; encoded by the coding sequence ATGACGGTCGCGGTCATTGGAGGAGGAATCACCGGGCTCGCCTTGGCCTATCGATTGCGGGCCAGCGGTACTGATGCCGTGGTGCTGGAGTCGACGTCACGCGTGGGTGGAAACGTGCAGACCCATGCACGTGGGGGCTACGTGATGGAGGCGGGGCCCAACAGTTTCCTGGACCGGGAGCCCACGATGCGTGAACTGGCGGAGGCGCTCGGAGTGTCAGCTCGCATCCGTCCGGCGGATGCGGCGGCAAAAAACCGCTACGTCTTCACGCGCGGCGCGCTGCGAGCCCTGCCCACGTCGCCACCGGCGTTCCTGAAATCCGACATCCTCCCCCTCGCCTCCCGCCTGCGGGTGGTGGCGGAGCTGCTCAGCGGGCGCAACCCCACGGGTGCGGACGAGTCCCTGGCGCAGTTGGGGCGGCGCCACCTGGGACGTGAGGCGACGCAGGTGCTGCTGGACGCGATGCAGACCGGCACCTACGCGGGTGACGTGGAGCAGCTCAGCGTGGAGGCGACCTTCCCGCAGCTGGTGAAGTTCGAGCGCGAGCACCGCAGCCTCATCCTGGGCGCCATCCGTGCGCAGCGCGCGGCGCGCCAGGCGAAGACCCCGGGCGCGGCGGAGGCCGGCCCCCGGCTCACCGGGCAGATGAGCACGTTCGACGGGGGCCTGGGCGTGCTGGTGGACGCGCTGGCGAAGGCGCTGGGCGACAGCGTGCGCACGGACGCGAAGGTGGAGGGGCTGGAGCGCTCGGCGGACGGCGGCTGGCGGGTGCGCTTCCAGGAGCGGGGGCAGCCCGCGGAGCTGAGCGCGTCGCACGTGGTGCTGGCGGTGCCCGCGCCCGTGGCGGCTTCACTCGTGCGGCCGCTGGACTCGGAGCTGGCGGCGAAGGCGGACGCCATCCCGTACGCGCCCATCGCCGTGGTGCACCTGGGCTTCGCGCCGGGGACGGTGCCGAAGCCGGACGGGTTCGGGTTCCTGGTGCCGGCGGTGGAGGGCAAGGCGGTGCTGGGCACCATCCACGTCTCCACCACGTTCCCCTTCCGCGTGGAGGGCGGGCGCGTGCTGCTCACGTGCCTGATGGGTGGCGCGCGCAAGCCGGAGGTCGTCGCGCGGGACGAGGACGCGCTGGTGGCGCTGGCGCGCGAGGAGCTGAAGTCGATGGCCGGCCTCACCGCGACGCCGGAGCTGACGGAGGTCATCCGCTGGCCGCGCGGGATTCCGCAATACACCGTGGGTCACCTGGAGCGCCTGGCCGCGATGGAGGAGCGGCTGAAGCGCTGGCCCGGCCTGCACCTCGCCGGCAACGCGTACCGGGGCGTGGGCGTCAACGACTGCATCCGGGAGGCGGCGCGGCTGGCGGACATGTTGGGAGGGCCAGCGGGACAAGCCACCCGGAGCACCTGA
- a CDS encoding AgmX/PglI C-terminal domain-containing protein, whose protein sequence is MASSNRTLVRWLLIPGLSLGLFLLFTLGAAWLTHFMDVPRPPEPAPPPRALPPREAAPIAPELPRSPAPTEPPPRPAAPVRAPPRAPPPRDDFDAPDPRRVEVVEPVVESSEGRIDAEDLRLAIQSVTPLVQQCFQDAAQRNRGTHEVKLRFTVEGEGSEGKMNRGVLVSSTIPDPMVQACVLDSLLDARFPAPHLGGSATVLYPFRFTVPGDAGP, encoded by the coding sequence ATGGCGTCCTCGAACCGCACCCTCGTCCGCTGGCTCCTCATCCCCGGCCTGAGCCTGGGCCTGTTCCTGCTGTTCACGCTGGGCGCCGCGTGGCTGACGCACTTCATGGACGTCCCACGGCCGCCCGAGCCCGCCCCGCCGCCGCGAGCCCTTCCCCCCCGGGAGGCCGCTCCCATCGCGCCCGAGCTCCCCCGGTCCCCCGCCCCCACCGAGCCGCCCCCGCGCCCCGCCGCGCCCGTGCGAGCGCCGCCCCGCGCCCCGCCGCCCCGCGACGACTTCGACGCGCCGGATCCGCGCCGCGTGGAGGTGGTGGAGCCGGTGGTGGAGTCCTCCGAAGGCCGCATCGACGCAGAGGACCTGCGCCTGGCCATCCAGTCGGTGACTCCGCTCGTGCAGCAATGTTTCCAGGACGCCGCACAACGCAACCGGGGCACACACGAAGTGAAGCTGCGCTTCACCGTGGAGGGCGAGGGCTCCGAGGGAAAGATGAACCGGGGCGTGCTCGTCTCCAGCACCATCCCGGACCCCATGGTGCAGGCGTGCGTGCTGGATTCGCTGCTGGACGCGCGCTTCCCGGCGCCCCACCTGGGCGGGTCCGCGACGGTGCTCTACCCGTTCCGTTTCACGGTGCCTGGGGACGCTGGCCCGTGA
- a CDS encoding sensor histidine kinase, protein MPETSSEGSIVRATLRALVAPWRLVPIVLVSLPLLAAQVRWSLDPRAFWLGLLLCLLCVAVAPVSYRVLFPEGLDLSHGGIRLLLYAAVGSGVVLSVGYALPRVTQMQPTFLSEPYNLAICGGLFLVAGWGLGRDIGFEETLARERARATRFAWEAEQAQLLALRSHLDPHFLFNTLNAIAEWCREDGAVAEAAVLRLSTMLRSVLAGVRSVSWPLSQELELMRTLFDLHLLRDPDLFQLRVDVADGLADVPVPPLVLLPLAENAVKHGPAAGHRGPLSVGVVARGGAVIVSIDNPGASKGPREGSVGLPMVERRLALAYGGHALLSLESADGRTRVTVTLPRQGPQPGVLT, encoded by the coding sequence ATGCCGGAGACGTCGTCGGAAGGCTCCATCGTTCGCGCCACGCTGCGCGCGCTCGTCGCGCCGTGGCGGTTGGTCCCCATCGTCCTGGTGTCCTTGCCGCTGCTCGCTGCGCAGGTGCGCTGGAGCCTGGATCCGCGCGCGTTCTGGCTCGGGCTCCTGCTGTGCCTCCTGTGCGTCGCGGTGGCGCCCGTGTCGTACCGGGTGCTGTTCCCGGAAGGGCTGGACCTGAGCCACGGGGGCATCCGCCTGCTTCTCTATGCGGCGGTGGGCAGCGGCGTGGTGCTGTCCGTGGGCTACGCCCTGCCGCGCGTCACGCAGATGCAGCCCACGTTCCTGTCGGAGCCATACAACCTGGCCATCTGCGGCGGCCTGTTCCTCGTCGCGGGCTGGGGGCTGGGGCGGGACATCGGCTTCGAGGAGACGCTGGCCCGCGAGCGGGCCCGCGCCACCCGCTTCGCCTGGGAGGCGGAGCAGGCGCAGCTGCTGGCGCTGCGCAGCCACCTGGATCCGCACTTCCTCTTCAACACGCTCAACGCCATCGCGGAGTGGTGCCGCGAGGACGGCGCGGTCGCCGAGGCCGCCGTGCTGCGGCTGTCCACGATGCTCCGCTCGGTGCTCGCGGGCGTGCGCAGCGTCTCCTGGCCGCTGTCGCAGGAGCTGGAGCTGATGCGCACGCTCTTCGACCTGCACCTGTTGCGCGACCCGGACCTGTTCCAGCTGCGCGTGGACGTGGCGGACGGCCTGGCGGACGTGCCCGTGCCGCCGCTGGTGCTGCTGCCGCTGGCGGAGAACGCGGTGAAGCACGGCCCGGCGGCCGGCCACCGGGGCCCGTTGAGCGTGGGCGTGGTCGCGCGCGGGGGGGCGGTCATCGTCTCCATCGACAACCCGGGCGCGTCCAAGGGCCCTCGCGAGGGCAGCGTGGGCCTGCCCATGGTGGAGCGGCGGTTGGCGCTGGCGTATGGCGGCCACGCGCTCCTGTCGCTGGAGAGCGCCGACGGACGCACCCGTGTCACCGTCACCCTGCCCCGCCAGGGCCCCCAACCCGGAGTCCTCACGTGA
- a CDS encoding adenylate/guanylate cyclase domain-containing protein, whose protein sequence is MTPALPSPPAELSLEEYRFLRELGRVTDDLLEESLRERETLTQCFLRCFPTLLQRLGARAIALTTRDEELVEQTWSEGDWGGVFPGGLLAGTVGMSVHDTGTLLTQTLDVAGSPVGTLGVLYAGPPGDAGTTAKRLRALDVVAEELDTVLMLVHTASEKHQLILQCNEHLANPVFEAGMDQAVRTLTQRVRLPGFLLLYRDAVQPQVLHYRTYRHGQLEYESGEQPGAQLEALLHQHGARLLNGDAGALKRLFDGRTTEAVLISAATRSEPLGKIVVWSNEGFSAYAMDLIRVLASTLSQRLLDYNRERIHLSQFFPTDAIDALLEDPDYARHLRAQEQEVGILFADINGFTRICEQGFDSARSIGRFVDEWSARAVDCIWAHGGVFDKMVGDCVIGLFGPPFFQTDRVRRAEAAVRAAQGIQAFTAELSGREEVAALCRRVKLPGLGVAVGVNLATANCGLFGPNRSYTAFSSGMNQAARLQSLAGFRETLVMESVHEALKQSREPFVRKLQFGPLTESPVKNVAQPLRHYRLLP, encoded by the coding sequence ATGACCCCAGCGCTCCCGTCCCCACCCGCTGAGTTGTCCCTGGAGGAGTACCGCTTCCTGCGCGAGCTGGGCCGCGTCACGGACGACCTCCTGGAGGAGAGCCTTCGGGAGCGTGAGACGCTCACCCAGTGCTTCCTGCGCTGCTTCCCCACGCTGCTTCAGCGCCTGGGGGCGCGCGCCATCGCCCTCACCACGCGCGACGAGGAGCTGGTGGAGCAGACGTGGAGCGAGGGCGACTGGGGCGGCGTCTTCCCCGGCGGGCTGCTGGCGGGCACCGTGGGGATGAGCGTCCATGACACGGGCACGCTGCTCACGCAGACGCTGGACGTGGCGGGCTCACCGGTGGGCACGCTGGGCGTGCTCTACGCGGGGCCGCCCGGCGACGCGGGCACCACCGCGAAGCGCCTGCGCGCGCTGGACGTGGTCGCGGAGGAGCTGGACACGGTGCTGATGCTGGTCCACACCGCGTCGGAGAAGCACCAGCTCATCCTCCAGTGCAACGAGCACCTGGCCAACCCCGTCTTCGAGGCGGGCATGGACCAGGCGGTGCGCACGCTGACGCAGCGGGTGCGGCTGCCGGGCTTCCTGCTCCTGTACCGCGACGCCGTGCAGCCGCAGGTGCTGCACTACCGCACGTACCGCCATGGGCAGCTGGAGTACGAGAGCGGAGAGCAGCCGGGCGCGCAGCTGGAGGCGCTGCTGCACCAGCACGGCGCGCGGCTCCTGAACGGAGACGCGGGCGCGCTCAAGCGCCTGTTCGACGGGCGCACCACGGAGGCGGTGCTCATCTCCGCGGCCACGCGCAGCGAGCCCCTGGGGAAGATCGTCGTCTGGAGCAACGAGGGCTTCTCCGCGTACGCGATGGACCTCATCCGCGTGCTGGCCTCCACGCTGAGCCAGCGCCTGCTGGACTACAACCGCGAGCGCATCCACCTGTCGCAGTTCTTCCCCACGGACGCCATCGACGCGCTGCTGGAGGACCCGGACTACGCGCGGCACCTGCGCGCGCAGGAGCAGGAGGTGGGCATCCTGTTCGCGGACATCAACGGCTTCACCCGCATCTGCGAGCAGGGCTTCGACAGCGCGCGCAGCATCGGCCGCTTCGTGGACGAGTGGAGCGCGCGCGCCGTGGACTGCATCTGGGCGCACGGCGGCGTCTTCGACAAGATGGTGGGCGACTGCGTCATCGGCTTGTTTGGCCCGCCCTTCTTCCAGACGGACCGCGTGCGCCGCGCGGAGGCCGCCGTGCGCGCGGCGCAGGGCATCCAGGCCTTCACCGCGGAGCTGAGCGGACGTGAAGAGGTGGCCGCGCTGTGCCGGCGGGTGAAGCTGCCGGGGCTGGGCGTGGCGGTGGGCGTGAACCTGGCCACCGCCAACTGCGGCCTCTTCGGGCCCAACCGCAGCTACACCGCGTTCTCCAGCGGCATGAACCAGGCCGCGCGCCTGCAGTCGCTGGCGGGCTTCCGTGAGACGCTGGTGATGGAGAGCGTGCACGAGGCGCTGAAGCAGTCACGGGAGCCCTTCGTGCGCAAGCTCCAGTTCGGCCCCCTCACGGAATCGCCGGTGAAGAACGTGGCGCAGCCGCTGCGCCACTACCGGCTCTTGCCGTAG
- the rlmN gene encoding 23S rRNA (adenine(2503)-C(2))-methyltransferase RlmN, with translation MPDATVNLYDLPRPALDARLAGWGFSPQYRERVWTGLYRDGVSALGDMAGLRPDLQAALQERAHLGTLATHHESFSSDGLTHKLLLRLHDAQTIETVLMRFKGRATVCVSTQAGCAMGCVFCATGQMGLSRHLTPGEIVGQVLHVTRLLRAQGEALRNIVLMGMGEPLHNYEHTMAAVDILVDPKGLALAPRFITLSTVGVVPGILRLADEARPVQLAVSLHGATDAERAALVPAGRRWPLQELMDACRYYVAKRKRRIFFEWTLISGRNDTAEHAHHLGQLLHGMDAHVNVIPLNPTVGYDGGPSVPDAVRAFQDVLTSHGVPSTVRQRRGIDIDAGCGQLKAAVERKPRRSLPVTS, from the coding sequence ATGCCGGACGCCACCGTCAACCTCTACGACCTGCCCCGCCCCGCGCTGGACGCGCGGCTCGCCGGCTGGGGCTTCAGCCCCCAGTACCGTGAGCGCGTGTGGACGGGCCTGTACCGCGACGGCGTCAGCGCGCTGGGCGACATGGCGGGCCTGCGCCCGGACCTCCAGGCCGCGCTCCAGGAGCGCGCGCACCTGGGCACGCTCGCCACGCACCATGAGAGCTTCAGCAGCGACGGGCTCACCCACAAGCTGCTCCTGCGCCTGCACGACGCGCAGACCATTGAAACAGTGCTGATGCGTTTCAAGGGCCGCGCCACCGTGTGCGTGAGCACGCAGGCCGGGTGCGCCATGGGCTGCGTCTTCTGCGCCACCGGACAGATGGGCCTGTCTCGCCACCTGACGCCGGGCGAAATCGTGGGCCAGGTGCTCCACGTCACGCGCCTCCTGCGCGCGCAAGGAGAGGCCCTGCGCAACATCGTGCTCATGGGCATGGGCGAGCCCCTGCACAACTACGAGCACACCATGGCCGCGGTGGACATCCTCGTGGACCCCAAGGGGCTGGCGCTGGCGCCGCGCTTCATCACCCTGTCCACCGTGGGCGTGGTGCCCGGCATCCTCCGGCTCGCGGACGAGGCGCGCCCGGTGCAGCTCGCGGTGAGCCTCCACGGCGCCACCGACGCCGAGCGCGCCGCGCTGGTGCCCGCGGGCCGCCGCTGGCCGCTGCAGGAGCTGATGGACGCGTGCCGCTACTACGTGGCGAAGCGCAAGCGCCGCATCTTCTTCGAGTGGACGCTCATCTCCGGCCGCAACGACACCGCGGAGCACGCGCACCACCTGGGGCAACTGCTTCACGGGATGGACGCGCACGTGAACGTCATCCCGCTCAACCCCACGGTGGGCTACGACGGCGGACCCAGCGTCCCTGACGCGGTGCGCGCGTTCCAGGACGTGCTCACGTCGCACGGCGTGCCCAGCACGGTGCGCCAGCGTCGCGGCATCGACATTGACGCGGGCTGCGGCCAGCTCAAGGCCGCCGTGGAGCGCAAGCCCCGCCGCTCCCTCCCCGTCACCTCCTGA
- a CDS encoding SDR family oxidoreductase, producing MRYVITGASRGIGFEFVQQLLRRGETVDAGVRAPELARRLEPLLLEAGTRLRIHTLDVTRADSVRAFAERICREPVDVLINNAGVAGQWAGLHELDYEDLARTLEVNALGPLRITSALLPALRQGMGRKVANVTSRMGSLSSNTEGGAYAYRMSKAALNMGVRSMSNDLRREGLAFVLLHPGWVQTDMGGQDAPLPPEESVRGMLQVIDSISLEHSGRFFDYEGAEVPW from the coding sequence ATGCGCTATGTCATCACGGGAGCAAGCCGTGGCATTGGTTTCGAGTTCGTGCAGCAGTTGCTGCGGCGGGGAGAAACCGTGGATGCGGGTGTGCGGGCTCCGGAGCTGGCGCGCCGGCTGGAGCCGCTGCTGCTGGAGGCAGGCACCCGCCTGCGGATCCACACGCTGGACGTCACCCGCGCGGACAGCGTGCGTGCGTTCGCGGAGCGCATCTGCCGCGAGCCGGTGGACGTGCTCATCAACAACGCGGGCGTGGCCGGCCAGTGGGCGGGGCTGCATGAGCTGGACTACGAGGACCTGGCGCGCACCCTGGAGGTGAACGCGCTCGGGCCGCTGCGCATCACCTCCGCGCTGCTGCCCGCGCTGCGCCAGGGGATGGGGCGGAAGGTGGCGAACGTCACCTCGCGCATGGGGTCGCTCTCCAGCAACACGGAGGGCGGCGCGTACGCCTACCGCATGTCCAAGGCCGCGCTGAACATGGGCGTGCGCTCCATGTCCAACGACCTGCGCCGCGAGGGCCTCGCGTTCGTGCTGCTGCATCCGGGTTGGGTGCAGACGGACATGGGCGGCCAGGACGCGCCGCTGCCACCGGAGGAGTCCGTGCGCGGGATGTTGCAGGTCATCGACAGCATCTCGCTGGAGCACTCCGGCCGTTTCTTCGACTACGAGGGCGCCGAGGTGCCCTGGTAG